A stretch of the Lolium perenne isolate Kyuss_39 chromosome 3, Kyuss_2.0, whole genome shotgun sequence genome encodes the following:
- the LOC127321385 gene encoding uncharacterized protein isoform X1 has product MVQDHANNHHHLQLAKYGGAGGNGNSIAGPGPGVSATGVARASRKNKPKKIPQRGLGVAQLEKLRIEEQKKMGGSGTATPSAHAGGLCQLPTLHHLPPPAPPLSALSRPAADGGAHCGFRPVLWGPVDPTKHPYKRSLCPQPPLPMVTTGLSLTAPSSHPTEPPSNQMYRSSTSSMAAPTEEEIRETAGVDRSWPFMFEGMTSFRTTNKALLPPPPPVPTFAIRTASDSGLADASPDLSRYEFRATNYFSGSAYPNCSDWTSELAHRKDAGHGRDAALLTLSSRPPHLIKQPHVAPSMHSPEYRDFSASAMPSQATSSSSQPFYTFLPVGPVRRERAPSECKTDVSEGSVDLELKLWQG; this is encoded by the exons ATGGTGCAGGACCACGCCAACAACCACCACCACCTGCAGCTGGCCAAGTACggcggcgctggcggcaacgGCAACAGCATCGCCGGCCCCGGCCCCGGCGTTTCGGCCACAGGCGTGGCGCGGGCGTCGAGGAAGAACAAGCCCAAGAAGATCCCGCAGCGCGGCCTCGGCGTGGCGCAGCTCGAGAAGCTCCGCATCGAGGAGCAGAAGAAGATGGGAGGGTCAGGGACGGCCACGCCGTCGGCGCACGCCGGCGGCCTCTGCCAGCTCCCCACGCTGCACCATCTTCCGCCTCCGGCGCCCCCACTGAGCGCTCTGTCGAGACCAGCCGCGGACGGCGGCGCGCACTGCGGCTTCCGGCCGGTGCTCTGGGGCCCGGTGGATCCCACGAAGCACCCGTACAAGAGAAGCCTGTGCCCTCAGCCTCCACTCCCAATG GTGACCACGGGCCTGTCTCTGACGGCGCCGTCCAGCCACCCAACGGAGCCCCCTTCAAACCAAATGTACAGAAGCAGCACGAGCAGCATGGCGGCGCCGACCGAGGAGGAGATCAGG GAGACGGCCGGCGTGGATAGGTCCTGGCCCTTCATGTTCGAGGGCATGACTTCCTTCAGGACGACAAACAAagcccttcttcctcctcctcctccggtgccCACTTTCGCCATCAGGACGGCAAGCGATTCCGGGTTGGCCGATGCTAGTCCTGACCTGAGCAGATACGAGTTCAGAGCAACTAATTACTTCAG TGGAAGTGCGTACCCAAATTGTTCAGACTGGACATCAGAGTTGGCTCACCGTAAGGATGCCGGCCATGGCAGAGACGCTGCCTTGCTCACCTTGAGCTCGCGGCCTCCACACCTCATCAAGCAGCCTCACGTGGCGCCATCAATGCACAGCCCGGAGTACAGAGACTTCAGTGCCAGCGCCATGCCATCCCAGGCAA CATCGTCGTCGTCGCAGCCATTCTACACCTTCCTCCCGGTCGGTCCGGTTCGCCGCGAGAGAGCCCCAAGCGAGTGCAAGACCGACGTGTCGGAAGGCAGCGTCGACTTAGAGCTGAAGCTATGGCAGGGCTGA
- the LOC127321380 gene encoding sodium/calcium exchanger NCL1, whose product MATRRQRRPFPLVPLIISLLAVAAYGRLISDGTPATPSKSILASPLSSAVIRLNSSSPAAAAEEEQCEQSYGFLPCTTTVLGNLFLVLTYGFLMFKAATYLSEGSELLLEVMGPGLVGGLLLPILGALPDALLVLVSGLSGTKETAQSQVLIGMGLLAGSTVFLVTLLWGTCVIVGKCDIGPDGLAIDSTNTKGFSLTGTGITTDVQTSYAARIMAISVLPFVIAQFPKMLKSERWERLAILLALITSFSLVLGYCLYQVFQPWIQRRKLAYAKHKHVISGILKHAQMQALGRLLNDDGTPNENVIRKLFYKIDMDGSRNLSRAELHALIVGINFEEIDFDKHDAVDKIMDDFDTSGNDTVEESEFIQGMKIWLNEAKNKVPASGAYSNKFVSDYHARTREEHDQLVDRSDEAVESVENPGWYIAKAVGFLLLGSAICAAFADPLVDAVHNFSNATHIPSFFISFIALPLATNSSEAVSAIIFASRKKQRTCSLTFSEIYGGATMNNTLCLGVFLALIYFRDLTWDFSSEVLVILLVCVIMGLFTSFRTNFSLWTCIVAFLLYPLSLVVVYILDYQFGWS is encoded by the exons ATGGCGACTCGCCGGCAGCGCCGCCCCTTCCCGCTCGTCCCGCTCATCATCTCcctcctcgccgtcgccgcctacGGCCGCCTCATCTCCGACGGCACGCCCGCCACCCCGTCCAAATCCATCCTCGCGTCCCCCCTGTCCTCGGCCGTGATCCGCCTCAACTCCtcgtcgccggccgccgccgccgaggaggagCAGTGCGAGCAGTCCTACGGCTTCCTCCCCTGCACCACCACCGTGCTCGGGAACCTGTTCTTGGTGCTCACCTACGGGTTCTTGATGTTCAAGGCCGCCACGTACCTGTCGGAGGGCAGCGAGCTGCTGCTCGAGGTCATGGGCCCCGGCCTCGTCGGCGGCCTCCTGCTCCCCATCCTCGGCGCCCTCCCCGACGCGCTGCTCGTGCTCG TATCTGGTCTGTCCGGGACCAAAGAGACCGCACAAAGTCAGGTCCTCATCGGCATGGGTCTCCTTGCTGGTTCAACTGTCTTTCTTGTTACCCTGCTTTGGGGAACTTGTGTTATTGTTGGCAAGTGTGATATTGGACCAGATGGTCTTGCTATTGATTCGACTAACACCAAAGGCTTCAGTTTGACTG GAACTGGCATTACAACTGATGTGCAAACAAGCTACGCTGCACGAATTATGGCCATATCTGTTCTTCCTTTTGTCATTGCTCAGTTCCCAAAAATGTTGAAGAGTGAGCGCTGGGAGCGCCTAGCCATCTTGCTGGCACTAATTACATCGTTCTCACTTGTACTCGGCTACTGCTTGTATCAG GTTTTCCAGCCTTGGATTCAGAGAAGGAAACTCGCATATGCAAAGCACAAGCATGTGATCTCTGGGATCTTAAAGCATGCCCAAATGCAAGCACTTGGCCGTCTGCTTAACGATGATGGCACACCCAACGAGAATGTCATAAGAAA GTTATTCTACAAGATCGACATGGATGGGAGCCGTAACCTGTCACGAGCAGAACTCCATGCGCTTATTGTTGGGATCAACTTTGAGGAGATTGACTTTGACAAGCATGATGCAGTCGACAAGATCATGGACGACTTTGACACTTCAGGCAATGACACCGTGGAGGAGTCTGAGTTTATCCAGGGAATGAAAATATGGCTTAACGAAGCCAAGAACAAGGTGCCAGCTAGTGGTGCCTACTCCAATAAGTTTGTCAGTGACTACCACGCG AGAACAAGGGAGGAGCATGACCAGTTAGTTGACAGATCTGACGAGGCAGTGGAGAGTGTAGAGAACCCTGGCTGGTACATCGCGAAAGCCGTGGGTTTCCTGCTTCTGGGCAGTGCCATTTGTGCCGCATTTGCTGACCCACTCGTCGATGCTGTCCACAACTTCTCTAACGCCACACACATTCCCTCCTTCTTTATCTCGTTCATTGCCCTCCCACTGGCAACCAACTCCAGTGAGGCTGTCTCTGCCATAATCTTCGCCAGCAGGAAGAAGCAAAGGACCTGCTCCCTCACTTTCTCCGAG ATATATGGCGGTGCGACCATGAACAACACTCTGTGCTTGGGTGTTTTCTTGGCACTCATCTACTTCAGGGACCTGACATGGGACTTCTCATCGGAAGTGCTCGTCATTCTGCTCGTCTGTGTCATCATGGGCCTCTTCACAAGCTTCCGGACCAATTTCTCGCTCTGGACCTGCATAGTGGCATTCCTGCTGTACCCTCTGTCGCTCGTTGTTGTGTACATCCTCGACTACCAATTCGGGTGGTCATAG
- the LOC127321385 gene encoding uncharacterized protein isoform X2, with protein MVQDHANNHHHLQLAKYGGAGGNGNSIAGPGPGVSATGVARASRKNKPKKIPQRGLGVAQLEKLRIEEQKKMGGSGTATPSAHAGGLCQLPTLHHLPPPAPPLSALSRPAADGGAHCGFRPVLWGPVDPTKHPYKRSLCPQPPLPMVTTGLSLTAPSSHPTEPPSNQMYRSSTSSMAAPTEEEIRETAGVDRSWPFMFEGMTSFRTTNKALLPPPPPVPTFAIRTASDSGLADASPDLSRYEFRATNYFSGSAYPNCSDWTSELAHRKDAGHGRDAALLTLSSRPPHLIKQPHVAPSMHSPEYRDFSASAMPSQPFYTFLPVGPVRRERAPSECKTDVSEGSVDLELKLWQG; from the exons ATGGTGCAGGACCACGCCAACAACCACCACCACCTGCAGCTGGCCAAGTACggcggcgctggcggcaacgGCAACAGCATCGCCGGCCCCGGCCCCGGCGTTTCGGCCACAGGCGTGGCGCGGGCGTCGAGGAAGAACAAGCCCAAGAAGATCCCGCAGCGCGGCCTCGGCGTGGCGCAGCTCGAGAAGCTCCGCATCGAGGAGCAGAAGAAGATGGGAGGGTCAGGGACGGCCACGCCGTCGGCGCACGCCGGCGGCCTCTGCCAGCTCCCCACGCTGCACCATCTTCCGCCTCCGGCGCCCCCACTGAGCGCTCTGTCGAGACCAGCCGCGGACGGCGGCGCGCACTGCGGCTTCCGGCCGGTGCTCTGGGGCCCGGTGGATCCCACGAAGCACCCGTACAAGAGAAGCCTGTGCCCTCAGCCTCCACTCCCAATG GTGACCACGGGCCTGTCTCTGACGGCGCCGTCCAGCCACCCAACGGAGCCCCCTTCAAACCAAATGTACAGAAGCAGCACGAGCAGCATGGCGGCGCCGACCGAGGAGGAGATCAGG GAGACGGCCGGCGTGGATAGGTCCTGGCCCTTCATGTTCGAGGGCATGACTTCCTTCAGGACGACAAACAAagcccttcttcctcctcctcctccggtgccCACTTTCGCCATCAGGACGGCAAGCGATTCCGGGTTGGCCGATGCTAGTCCTGACCTGAGCAGATACGAGTTCAGAGCAACTAATTACTTCAG TGGAAGTGCGTACCCAAATTGTTCAGACTGGACATCAGAGTTGGCTCACCGTAAGGATGCCGGCCATGGCAGAGACGCTGCCTTGCTCACCTTGAGCTCGCGGCCTCCACACCTCATCAAGCAGCCTCACGTGGCGCCATCAATGCACAGCCCGGAGTACAGAGACTTCAGTGCCAGCGCCATGCCATCCCAG CCATTCTACACCTTCCTCCCGGTCGGTCCGGTTCGCCGCGAGAGAGCCCCAAGCGAGTGCAAGACCGACGTGTCGGAAGGCAGCGTCGACTTAGAGCTGAAGCTATGGCAGGGCTGA